A genome region from Marispirochaeta aestuarii includes the following:
- the dinB gene encoding DNA polymerase IV, translating into MEPVIFHVDLDAFYASVEEHDNPELKDKAVIIGALPGHRGVVSACSYAARRFGVRSAMPISEAYRRCPDGVYLRPRMERYHEVSLRIMEIFADFSPIVQQISVDEAFLDMSGTRRLYGTPIQAAEKLKAEVRRQTGLSVSIGIAWNKYLAKLASDFRKPDGMYQVVKGEEEAFLDQLPLKDLWGLGAKGRQRLEELNIRDIPSLRMYPLGILKRQLGAGAAEFLWDAVHGRDPGIFSQEPKSRSLSTETTFGRDTADEEGLKAGLLDLSHQVMFRMMREGFTGKTVVLKLRFADFSTTTAQTTLVSPVVSAEELYGEVLKLFAKRWSKGREVRLIGVGLSNIEPVHAARQGDLFEDPQNRKKRVEEAVVMIRDRHTEDALVKARLLHPKKRS; encoded by the coding sequence ATGGAACCGGTTATTTTCCACGTCGATCTCGATGCCTTCTACGCCTCGGTGGAAGAGCATGATAATCCGGAACTGAAGGACAAAGCGGTTATTATCGGGGCGCTCCCCGGTCATCGGGGAGTTGTCTCCGCCTGCTCCTATGCGGCCCGGCGTTTTGGCGTGCGCTCCGCCATGCCCATTTCGGAGGCCTACCGGCGCTGCCCCGACGGAGTCTATCTGCGGCCCCGCATGGAACGATATCACGAGGTTTCGCTGCGGATAATGGAAATTTTCGCCGACTTCTCTCCCATTGTTCAGCAAATCTCCGTGGACGAAGCCTTCCTTGACATGAGCGGTACACGTCGGCTCTACGGCACTCCCATTCAGGCTGCGGAGAAACTCAAGGCGGAGGTCCGGCGGCAGACCGGGCTCAGCGTCTCCATCGGTATTGCCTGGAACAAATACCTGGCAAAGCTGGCCAGTGATTTCCGGAAACCCGACGGAATGTACCAGGTTGTTAAAGGAGAAGAAGAGGCCTTCCTCGATCAGCTCCCGCTGAAGGACCTCTGGGGGCTGGGCGCCAAGGGGCGTCAGCGTCTGGAAGAACTGAATATCCGGGACATTCCCTCTCTGAGGATGTATCCCCTGGGAATCCTTAAACGTCAGCTTGGTGCCGGAGCCGCGGAATTCCTGTGGGACGCGGTACACGGCAGGGATCCGGGTATCTTTTCGCAGGAGCCGAAATCCCGCTCCCTCAGTACCGAAACGACCTTCGGCCGGGATACCGCCGACGAAGAGGGGCTCAAGGCCGGCCTTTTGGATTTGAGTCACCAGGTAATGTTCAGGATGATGCGGGAAGGCTTTACGGGTAAAACGGTTGTCCTTAAGCTGCGCTTTGCCGACTTTTCAACCACCACAGCCCAGACGACCCTTGTATCTCCCGTGGTTTCGGCGGAGGAGCTCTATGGAGAGGTCCTGAAACTCTTCGCCAAACGCTGGTCAAAGGGCCGGGAGGTACGGCTTATAGGTGTGGGCCTCTCTAATATAGAACCCGTACATGCCGCCAGGCAGGGGGACCTCTTCGAGGACCCCCAGAACAGGAAGAAACGGGTGGAAGAGGCGGTGGTCATGATCCGGGACAGGCACACCGAGGACGCCCTGGTCAAAGCACGGCTGCTGCATCCGAAAAAGCGGAGCTGA
- the glpK gene encoding glycerol kinase GlpK: MSRDYIGAIDQGTTSSRFILFDRHGKEVASSQKEHTQIYPRPGWVEHDPGEIWTRTDEVIRDTLKKSGISGSQIAAVGITNQRETSLFWDAETGKPLNNAIVWQDTRTAGIVESMKDHHPFLTRKTGLPPATYFSAPKLVWMRDNVAAAASAISRGSARFGTIDSWLVWKLTGGKSHVTDLTNASRTMLMDIQSCTWDRELLSLWGLPEEILPEIRSSIAAEPYGTTEADGPFGDEIPIGGILGDQQAALFGQACFSKGSSKNTYGTGCFLLLNTADELIRSSHGLLSTVAYRWKDEPVQYALEGSVAVSGALVQWLRDNLGLIKSSAEVEELARSVDDSGGVYFVPAFSGLFAPHWRSDARGIVAGLTGYARSGHLARAVLEATAFQTREMMEAMEGDSGISIGSLRVDGGMVRNELLMQFQADILGRPVIRPEITETTALGAAYAAGLSVGFWRSQEEIGKHWREDKRWLPVMKPAEREDRFHFWKKAVERSKGWLD; the protein is encoded by the coding sequence ATGAGCAGAGACTACATCGGAGCAATAGACCAGGGAACCACGAGCAGCCGTTTTATCCTTTTCGACCGACACGGCAAGGAGGTCGCCTCCAGCCAGAAGGAGCATACCCAGATATATCCGCGGCCCGGCTGGGTAGAGCATGATCCAGGGGAAATATGGACCCGCACCGATGAGGTTATCCGGGATACTCTGAAGAAAAGCGGGATCTCCGGTTCACAAATCGCCGCTGTTGGAATAACGAATCAGCGGGAGACCAGCCTGTTCTGGGACGCTGAGACCGGTAAACCCCTGAACAATGCCATTGTCTGGCAGGATACCCGTACGGCCGGGATTGTGGAGTCCATGAAGGATCATCATCCTTTTCTGACCAGGAAAACCGGTCTTCCCCCGGCCACCTACTTCTCTGCGCCGAAGCTTGTCTGGATGAGGGACAATGTGGCCGCCGCCGCTTCCGCCATCTCCCGGGGCAGCGCCCGCTTCGGTACCATCGATTCCTGGCTGGTCTGGAAGCTCACCGGCGGAAAGTCCCATGTAACGGATCTTACCAATGCGAGCAGAACCATGCTGATGGATATTCAAAGCTGCACCTGGGACCGGGAACTCCTTTCCCTCTGGGGTCTGCCTGAAGAGATCCTGCCGGAGATCCGGTCCTCCATTGCCGCAGAGCCCTACGGTACAACCGAGGCCGACGGTCCCTTCGGGGATGAAATTCCCATTGGCGGTATTCTCGGGGACCAGCAGGCGGCCCTTTTCGGACAGGCCTGCTTTTCAAAGGGAAGTTCGAAGAATACCTATGGAACCGGCTGTTTCCTTCTTCTTAATACGGCGGACGAACTGATCCGTTCAAGCCACGGGCTTCTGTCCACCGTGGCCTACCGCTGGAAGGACGAACCGGTGCAGTACGCCCTGGAGGGCTCTGTCGCAGTAAGCGGGGCCCTTGTTCAGTGGCTCCGGGACAACCTGGGCCTGATAAAGAGCAGCGCCGAGGTGGAGGAACTTGCCCGGAGCGTCGACGACAGCGGCGGGGTCTATTTTGTTCCCGCCTTCTCCGGTCTCTTTGCCCCCCACTGGCGCTCGGATGCCAGGGGAATTGTCGCCGGCCTTACAGGCTATGCACGGAGCGGTCACCTGGCCCGGGCGGTACTGGAGGCTACGGCCTTCCAGACCCGGGAGATGATGGAGGCCATGGAGGGTGATTCGGGAATCAGCATAGGATCCCTACGGGTGGACGGAGGCATGGTCCGCAACGAACTATTAATGCAGTTCCAGGCCGATATTCTCGGCAGGCCGGTTATTCGGCCGGAGATTACCGAAACCACCGCCCTGGGCGCGGCCTATGCTGCAGGGCTTTCCGTCGGTTTCTGGAGATCCCAGGAGGAGATCGGGAAACACTGGCGGGAAGACAAGCGCTGGCTTCCGGTCATGAAACCGGCGGAGCGGGAAGATCGCTTTCATTTCTGGAAAAAGGCCGTGGAGCGAAGCAAGGGCTGGCTGGACTGA
- a CDS encoding MGMT family protein: MSFSSAVIDIVRSIPRGSVASYGQIAIMAGNPRGARGVVWILRSSSRKYDLPWHRVLRVDGCIALRSGDGREEQISLLEAEGVPAPAGRVDMLTYRWNPRKMQNS; encoded by the coding sequence ATGAGTTTCAGCTCCGCGGTCATCGATATTGTCCGCTCCATTCCCCGGGGCAGTGTCGCGAGCTACGGGCAGATCGCCATAATGGCGGGGAATCCCCGGGGAGCCCGGGGAGTTGTGTGGATTCTGCGTTCATCCAGCCGAAAGTACGACCTTCCCTGGCACCGGGTTCTCAGGGTTGACGGGTGCATAGCCCTCAGATCCGGGGATGGCCGGGAGGAACAGATCTCCCTGCTGGAAGCCGAAGGCGTCCCGGCCCCAGCCGGCCGGGTAGATATGCTCACGTATCGATGGAACCCCCGAAAAATGCAGAACAGCTGA
- a CDS encoding D-alanine--D-alanine ligase family protein, giving the protein MSKKEVIAILYGGKSGEHEVSLRSACSVYHHIDRSIYVPLLIGISRDGRWYLQPETDIPGDTEILPLAEDEEALVSALPGTGLICKGRQLDIDVVFPVLHGTNGEDGTVQGLLEICNLPYVGAGILGSSLSMDKAAAKEIWAARGLPVVPFIRVDGDAFSSSDLWDEKLKQLKDSFTPPLFIKPVRAGSSVGVSRVEGWDALNTALEDALRYDTAALVEPAVNGREIECSVIGNFHTRSFPPGEILPSHSFYDYEAKYIDPDGAALLLPADIDDETAAEVRRIAEEAYRTAGVEGMARVDFFVDRDRGGIFLNEINTIPGFTSISMFPRMCEAGGLPYSELIREMIELGRERFEKRSRCVYSIMNPGGSV; this is encoded by the coding sequence ATGTCAAAAAAAGAGGTTATTGCTATTCTGTACGGTGGTAAATCCGGTGAGCACGAGGTTTCCCTCCGCTCCGCCTGTTCGGTGTACCATCATATCGACCGCAGCATCTATGTACCTCTTTTAATTGGTATAAGCAGGGACGGCCGCTGGTACCTGCAGCCTGAAACAGACATCCCCGGGGATACCGAGATTCTGCCCCTTGCAGAAGATGAGGAAGCCCTGGTATCCGCCCTTCCCGGAACCGGCCTCATCTGCAAAGGACGGCAGCTGGATATAGATGTCGTCTTTCCGGTCCTCCATGGTACAAACGGAGAAGACGGCACCGTCCAGGGGCTCCTGGAAATCTGCAATCTGCCCTATGTGGGTGCCGGGATCCTTGGCAGTTCCCTATCCATGGACAAGGCTGCTGCCAAGGAAATCTGGGCTGCCCGGGGACTGCCGGTTGTCCCCTTTATCAGGGTTGATGGGGATGCGTTCTCCTCCTCCGATCTCTGGGATGAAAAACTGAAACAGCTTAAGGACAGCTTTACCCCGCCCCTCTTTATAAAACCTGTACGGGCCGGCTCCTCCGTTGGAGTTTCCAGGGTGGAAGGCTGGGATGCTTTGAATACGGCCCTCGAGGATGCCCTCCGGTATGACACCGCCGCCCTGGTGGAGCCCGCAGTCAACGGCCGGGAGATCGAGTGTTCGGTAATCGGCAATTTTCATACCCGCAGCTTTCCGCCGGGGGAGATCCTCCCCAGCCACAGTTTTTACGACTACGAGGCGAAGTACATCGATCCCGACGGCGCTGCCCTCCTGCTCCCGGCGGACATTGACGATGAAACGGCTGCCGAAGTGCGCCGGATTGCCGAGGAAGCCTACAGGACCGCCGGAGTCGAAGGCATGGCACGGGTCGATTTTTTTGTGGATCGTGACAGGGGCGGAATATTCCTGAACGAGATCAATACCATACCGGGATTTACCAGCATCAGCATGTTCCCCCGAATGTGCGAGGCCGGAGGTCTCCCCTATTCAGAGCTGATTCGGGAAATGATTGAACTGGGCAGGGAGCGCTTCGAAAAGAGAAGCCGATGCGTCTATTCCATCATGAACCCGGGCGGATCAGTCTAG
- a CDS encoding nitroreductase family protein, translating into MTLLPHIEHRVTIRNFTGEPVVQKSLDAILEAARLSPSAKNRQPWRFVVIQDSEVLRQIQDAAYNEPHVSSAPVLIAACTTNVDYRMPNGQVSYPIDIATAVAFMMIQAEEEKLGSSIVTTFDETLVKEILSVPHSMRVVMLLALGHPEHRPLRPPRRAADQIVSYNHW; encoded by the coding sequence ATGACCCTGCTTCCCCATATAGAACACCGCGTTACCATCCGGAATTTTACCGGCGAGCCGGTGGTCCAGAAAAGTCTAGACGCAATTCTGGAAGCCGCCCGCCTTTCTCCTTCAGCCAAAAATCGCCAGCCCTGGCGCTTCGTAGTAATACAGGACAGCGAGGTTCTCAGGCAGATTCAGGATGCCGCCTACAATGAACCCCATGTCTCCTCCGCGCCTGTTCTTATAGCGGCCTGTACCACTAACGTAGATTACCGCATGCCCAACGGGCAGGTTTCCTATCCCATAGACATAGCCACTGCTGTGGCCTTCATGATGATCCAGGCGGAGGAGGAGAAGCTGGGAAGTTCAATTGTAACTACCTTCGACGAGACCCTGGTCAAGGAGATCCTTTCGGTACCCCATTCAATGCGGGTCGTGATGCTTCTTGCCCTGGGGCATCCAGAACATCGGCCGCTGCGTCCTCCCAGAAGAGCAGCGGATCAGATAGTCTCCTATAACCACTGGTAG
- a CDS encoding HEAT repeat domain-containing protein, whose amino-acid sequence MRNTLKILQIIFLFILVPGLQNAFAAPRIVDNTLGSRLGTIFPELRQGYIDLNQNGSLDRLEDMDELVPESRLRDEILQVQEIFDFLIENYRYLPLAKLSSVRDALDDPQGAIPEILTINYRTRISALIREREAMGEDGLYLSPSARRKALDTMEDLISRLNLAYQKEWRQAESDFVEARDELFTLLDRGYPLPENLLPEDYAIFESTLINATMPQRADNPERSLIAVLTLGKLKSDAAVPYLIDLLQRDTFSREAIRALGNIGTPDAQQILLEKLKSEETGDAEALECIRALGKIGGKESADTLLDILKSEESEISTEKEQEILGSLSDMAAGGYTDRRISTLLTEYLENPDPSFRTIAIRGLSFYADQASSVQVLNAMKNDRDTKVVLAAVRSAHHINHPSTVPTMVGLLREGNLSPDMTGEVIKALGQHPDGVRGAVNIQEYLGDPERETRESARDAMKVLYAQNAQVVASSLARGIAASKDELYLKEASSLLAELADPSAVNTFFSLLTSSSPQVRKNATWGLYRIGVSGNLRVQTALQKLVTSETEPLEVRINALRALVKAGEDHPSMLLWQTFSTVAKMRGTKYSILRLYALRGLGALGTINDEVRSVLFLVARGEQDQSLKEEAVKALHSIGASSPGVENTLAEIAGNGEGASLPVRIAALKALGDMSSPETGSAARSLLEEEPGRELKRDIVYALVKSDSDDAWEVLFDLSADEDINELLIPFLEEGDPDTLEPLINRRLKREENQQIRTVLEALLMSYSRGL is encoded by the coding sequence ATGAGAAATACCCTGAAGATACTCCAGATAATCTTTCTTTTTATCCTTGTTCCGGGACTCCAGAACGCCTTTGCAGCTCCCCGAATAGTGGACAATACCCTGGGTTCCCGGCTGGGTACCATTTTTCCGGAACTGCGCCAGGGTTATATCGATCTGAATCAGAACGGAAGTCTGGATCGTCTGGAAGACATGGATGAACTGGTTCCGGAATCCCGGCTGCGGGATGAAATTCTTCAGGTCCAGGAGATTTTCGATTTTCTGATTGAGAATTACCGTTATCTCCCTCTTGCTAAACTGAGCTCTGTACGGGACGCCCTTGATGATCCCCAGGGCGCGATTCCGGAAATCCTTACAATAAACTATCGCACCCGAATCAGCGCCCTTATCAGGGAGCGGGAAGCCATGGGAGAGGACGGGCTGTACCTTTCTCCCTCTGCCCGCCGCAAGGCCCTGGACACCATGGAAGACCTTATATCCCGGCTGAACCTTGCCTACCAGAAGGAGTGGCGTCAGGCGGAATCCGATTTTGTCGAAGCCAGGGACGAGCTCTTTACCCTGCTCGACAGGGGCTATCCTCTCCCGGAAAACCTTTTACCCGAGGACTACGCAATTTTCGAAAGCACCCTGATAAACGCAACCATGCCGCAGAGGGCGGATAATCCCGAACGCTCCCTCATTGCTGTCCTGACCCTGGGAAAACTGAAATCCGACGCCGCCGTTCCCTACCTGATCGACCTGCTGCAGCGGGACACCTTTTCCAGGGAAGCGATCCGTGCCCTGGGCAATATCGGGACCCCCGACGCCCAGCAGATCCTGCTGGAAAAGCTGAAAAGTGAAGAGACCGGCGATGCCGAGGCCCTTGAGTGCATACGGGCACTGGGAAAGATCGGCGGAAAAGAGAGCGCGGATACCCTGCTCGATATTCTCAAGAGTGAAGAGTCTGAAATCAGTACGGAAAAAGAACAGGAAATCCTGGGAAGTCTCAGCGATATGGCCGCCGGAGGATACACTGACCGTAGAATTTCAACCCTGTTGACGGAGTATCTGGAAAATCCTGATCCCTCCTTCAGGACCATTGCCATCCGGGGGCTCTCTTTCTATGCCGATCAGGCATCCTCGGTACAGGTACTCAATGCCATGAAGAACGACAGAGATACGAAGGTGGTATTGGCTGCCGTGCGTTCCGCCCACCATATAAATCATCCCTCCACGGTCCCCACGATGGTGGGACTGCTTCGGGAAGGGAACCTCAGTCCCGATATGACCGGTGAGGTCATCAAGGCCCTGGGGCAGCATCCCGACGGGGTCCGGGGGGCGGTAAATATCCAGGAATATCTGGGAGATCCTGAGCGGGAGACCCGGGAAAGCGCCAGGGATGCAATGAAAGTCCTGTACGCGCAGAATGCCCAGGTGGTCGCAAGCTCACTGGCCCGGGGAATTGCTGCATCCAAGGATGAACTCTACCTGAAGGAGGCCTCCTCGCTGCTCGCTGAGCTCGCCGACCCTTCGGCGGTGAATACCTTCTTCAGCCTGCTGACCTCGTCTTCTCCTCAGGTACGCAAGAACGCCACCTGGGGACTCTACCGGATAGGGGTCTCCGGAAACCTCCGTGTCCAGACAGCCCTGCAGAAGCTCGTTACCAGCGAGACTGAACCCCTTGAGGTGCGCATCAATGCCCTCAGGGCACTGGTAAAAGCCGGAGAAGACCACCCCAGCATGCTGCTGTGGCAGACCTTCTCTACTGTGGCTAAAATGCGGGGAACAAAATACTCAATACTGCGTCTGTATGCCCTCCGGGGACTTGGTGCCCTGGGAACCATCAACGACGAGGTACGTTCCGTTCTTTTTCTTGTCGCCAGGGGCGAACAGGACCAGAGCCTGAAGGAGGAGGCAGTGAAGGCCCTTCACAGCATCGGGGCTTCATCCCCGGGAGTGGAAAACACCCTGGCGGAAATCGCCGGTAACGGCGAAGGAGCCTCCCTTCCGGTGCGTATCGCCGCTCTCAAGGCCCTGGGAGACATGTCTTCCCCGGAAACCGGATCAGCTGCCAGGTCGCTGCTGGAGGAGGAACCCGGCCGGGAGCTGAAACGGGACATTGTCTATGCCCTGGTAAAAAGCGACAGCGACGATGCCTGGGAGGTCCTTTTCGACCTGTCAGCGGATGAAGATATCAACGAACTCCTGATTCCCTTTTTGGAGGAGGGAGACCCGGACACTCTGGAACCCCTGATCAACCGGAGACTGAAACGGGAAGAGAACCAGCAGATACGTACGGTCCTGGAGGCTCTCCTTATGAGTTATTCCCGGGGTTTATAG
- a CDS encoding putative glycoside hydrolase yields MLRSRSIFPAAVFLALFFFVFSTDVNAEKGGYVERGVPAGDSGWYTLIREGGLNFFDTLSGDMSPLSQGLPRRVVYPFSDDKPKDLSAVSIDPVNSRRLAVTTNARLFLSDDRGKSFREIPLNEPIASTNYLTSVALGRDKLIYLGTSFNGFFRSTDEGKSWTKLSETLPEIYRGAGFYEEISGIAVDKEGRIAVGTSFSSRIYLAESDLKAWESVRFPFSDEIKGLWFSSPAVKQDSGGESTDQVLQVWGTKAIYSFTAGRWTKTPLPVENTLPEPDPDAETRRNRAADKYGIYINPANASGDKLTALLDFLVQNGMNAVTVDVKDDFGWISYDSNLETVRNAGALRPRFKLDELIAACHARDVYVVGRMVVFKDKQLYDYRENRYAIWDSSRNAPWGHFVPEKNEEDETVYRQREFWVDPFSQDVWEYNLAIAEELQARGVDEIQFDYIRFPSDGNLSTARYRHRHDGMSRIEALESFLIMVREKISVPISTDLYGFNSWYRMGNWIGQNIELVSHYVDVICPMYYPSHFPRSFMKDLPYLERAERIYQEGSSRSARIADGRSIIRPYVQAFLLPFEYYMEEPEYSEYLERQLRGTKNSPASGFTLWNNSNRYYMVTRPLYPFLSLQGEAVLGDREQAEVPEILE; encoded by the coding sequence ATGCTTAGAAGCCGGAGTATTTTTCCCGCGGCAGTTTTTCTTGCCCTGTTTTTTTTCGTTTTTTCAACTGATGTGAATGCCGAGAAGGGCGGATATGTCGAGCGGGGGGTTCCTGCCGGTGATTCAGGCTGGTACACCCTTATCCGGGAGGGGGGACTCAATTTTTTCGATACCCTCAGCGGCGATATGAGCCCTCTGAGCCAGGGGCTTCCCCGCCGGGTTGTCTATCCTTTTTCCGACGACAAACCCAAAGATCTCAGTGCCGTAAGCATAGATCCGGTAAATTCCAGGCGGCTGGCGGTAACTACCAATGCCCGGCTTTTCTTATCTGACGACAGGGGGAAGTCCTTCAGGGAAATCCCCCTGAATGAGCCCATTGCCTCTACAAATTACCTCACTTCCGTCGCCCTCGGGCGGGATAAGCTTATCTACCTGGGAACATCCTTCAACGGCTTTTTCAGAAGTACCGACGAGGGAAAATCCTGGACGAAGCTCTCTGAAACCCTCCCGGAAATCTACAGGGGGGCGGGTTTTTATGAAGAGATCAGCGGTATTGCCGTGGACAAAGAGGGCCGCATTGCTGTCGGTACGAGCTTCAGCTCCCGGATTTATCTCGCGGAAAGTGATTTAAAAGCCTGGGAAAGCGTCAGGTTCCCCTTCAGTGACGAGATAAAGGGGCTCTGGTTTTCTTCTCCCGCCGTCAAGCAGGATTCCGGAGGTGAATCCACGGACCAGGTACTGCAGGTATGGGGGACAAAAGCCATCTATTCATTCACTGCCGGAAGGTGGACAAAAACTCCTCTGCCGGTGGAGAATACTCTGCCTGAACCGGACCCCGATGCAGAGACCCGCCGGAACAGGGCCGCAGATAAATACGGTATCTATATCAATCCCGCCAACGCCTCGGGAGATAAGCTGACGGCCCTGCTGGATTTCCTCGTTCAGAACGGAATGAACGCGGTGACCGTGGACGTAAAGGATGACTTCGGCTGGATCAGTTACGATTCAAATCTGGAGACTGTCAGAAATGCCGGCGCCCTGCGTCCCCGTTTCAAGCTGGATGAACTGATAGCAGCCTGCCACGCCCGGGATGTGTACGTGGTCGGACGTATGGTGGTATTCAAGGATAAACAGCTCTACGATTACAGGGAGAATCGCTACGCTATATGGGACTCCTCCCGCAACGCTCCCTGGGGCCATTTTGTTCCGGAAAAAAATGAAGAGGATGAAACTGTCTATCGTCAGCGGGAGTTCTGGGTCGATCCGTTCAGTCAGGATGTCTGGGAGTACAACCTGGCCATAGCAGAGGAGCTTCAGGCCAGGGGGGTTGACGAAATTCAGTTCGACTATATCCGTTTCCCCTCCGACGGGAACCTCTCCACAGCCCGGTATCGTCATCGACATGACGGCATGAGCCGCATAGAGGCTCTGGAATCCTTCCTGATCATGGTCCGGGAAAAAATCAGCGTTCCCATAAGCACGGACCTCTACGGTTTTAACTCCTGGTACCGCATGGGCAACTGGATCGGGCAGAACATAGAGCTTGTATCCCATTATGTGGATGTTATCTGTCCCATGTATTACCCCTCCCATTTTCCCCGGAGTTTCATGAAGGATCTGCCCTATCTGGAAAGAGCGGAACGAATCTATCAGGAGGGTTCATCCCGTTCGGCCAGAATCGCCGACGGCAGGAGCATTATCCGTCCCTACGTACAGGCCTTTCTGCTCCCCTTCGAATATTACATGGAGGAACCGGAATATTCGGAGTACCTGGAGCGGCAGCTCAGGGGAACCAAAAATTCTCCCGCTTCGGGGTTTACCCTGTGGAACAACTCAAACCGTTACTACATGGTTACCCGGCCGCTCTATCCTTTTCTCAGCCTTCAGGGGGAGGCTGTCCTTGGAGACAGAGAACAGGCAGAGGTCCCGGAGATCCTGGAATAG
- a CDS encoding alpha/beta hydrolase: MGQQKSRDITGFIRLRKSRPAFSRQQEPSPELDEYLDYYRLAFNRNRYWFGYIKVGEYRCASHLSLPEGQAKGTVLLIHGFLSHFGFFQDLIPLLLDDGWAVAGIDLPGHGLSTGTPTHIDDFSEYGSAVAALADTVAPEAPGPFIGIGHSMGCAALLEYRLKGGEMIRDYIFVAPLVRSTMYGLSQFGFAIFNPVIKTLPRMYQKTSSDLEYLDFQENRDPLQHDAIQPDWVRALFSWNSRIEETRLPPMGLTIIQGDQDKVVDYSYNLKFYQDQLDTLQIYSIPGGRHELLKEAEPFKSMTFSHILSVLNRKEPKHE; the protein is encoded by the coding sequence ATGGGTCAGCAAAAATCCCGTGACATAACAGGTTTCATCAGGCTGCGTAAGAGCAGACCCGCTTTTTCCAGGCAGCAGGAACCTTCTCCGGAACTCGATGAATACCTCGATTACTACAGACTGGCTTTCAACCGGAACCGGTACTGGTTCGGATACATCAAAGTCGGAGAGTACCGCTGTGCCTCTCACCTGAGCCTTCCCGAGGGGCAGGCAAAAGGAACCGTGCTGCTGATTCACGGATTTCTCTCCCACTTCGGTTTTTTTCAGGACCTGATTCCCCTGCTCCTCGATGACGGCTGGGCTGTCGCCGGCATCGATCTTCCCGGCCATGGCCTCTCGACAGGTACTCCCACCCACATAGACGATTTTTCGGAATACGGAAGCGCCGTGGCCGCTCTTGCGGATACTGTCGCCCCGGAAGCGCCCGGCCCGTTTATCGGCATCGGCCACTCCATGGGCTGCGCGGCCCTTCTGGAATACAGATTGAAGGGAGGAGAGATGATCCGGGACTACATCTTTGTCGCACCCCTTGTGCGCTCCACCATGTACGGACTCTCCCAGTTCGGTTTTGCCATTTTCAATCCTGTAATAAAAACCCTTCCGCGGATGTATCAGAAAACGAGTTCCGACCTGGAGTATCTTGATTTTCAGGAAAACCGGGATCCCCTGCAGCATGACGCCATTCAGCCGGACTGGGTCCGGGCCCTGTTCTCCTGGAACAGCAGAATAGAAGAGACCAGGCTTCCACCCATGGGTCTGACAATCATTCAGGGAGACCAGGACAAGGTTGTGGATTACAGCTACAACCTGAAATTCTACCAGGATCAGCTTGATACGCTGCAGATATACAGCATCCCGGGAGGCCGGCACGAACTCCTGAAGGAGGCGGAACCTTTCAAGAGCATGACCTTCTCCCACATCCTTTCGGTCCTGAACAGGAAGGAGCCGAAGCATGAGTAG